ACCGTACCTTACAAGCTGTCCAACACCGAAGCGCAGCTCTACAAGGAAGTCACCGACTACGTGCGGCTGGAGTTCGACCGCGCCGATAAGCTCGGGAACGACAAGCGAGTGGGCACAGTCGGCTTCGCGCTCACGATTTTGCAACGCCGTCTTGCCTCCTCGCCCGAAGCTATGTACCAGTCTCTGCGCCGTCGCCGCGAACGCTTGGAAAAGCGTCTCCGCGAATTGCAACTTTTACATCGGGGGGCCGCAATTGAGGCCATGACCGCGACTGTCCCAACACTGGATGCCGAGGACGTAGAAGACCTGGAAGACGCGCCAGACAATGAGGTGCAAGCGGCGGAAGAAGAAATTCTGGACCAAGCCACCGCCGCGCGCACCATCGACGAACTGAAGGCCGAGCTCGCTACCCTGGAACGACTCGAAACGCTGGCCAGCACAGTGCGCCGTAGTGGAGAAGATCGCAAGTGGCGCGAGCTTGCTGGGCTGCTCGGCGAAATCTTCACATCGGTAGCCATTGCCAATCATGTAGCGGAAGAACCCGCTACGTACGGTGCTGGCACCATTCCACCACCCACACCTTCGCCGCACCAGAAACTGGTGGTCTTCACCGAACACCGCGATACCCTGAGTTACCTCGCCACGCGCGTAAGCACCCTGCTCGGACGCAAGGAGTCCGTAGTGATCATCCACGGCGGCCTGGGGCGCGAGGAGCGGCTCAAGGCGCAGGAATCATTCAGGCACGACCCTGAGGTCCAGGTGCTGCTCGCCACGGACGCCGCAGGCGAGGGAATTAACCTGCAACGTGCCCATCTGATGGTCAACTACGACCTGCCCTGGAATCCCAACCGTATTGAGCAGCGGTTTGGCCGTATCCACCGTATTGGTCAGACGGAAGTGTGTCATCTCTGGAACCTTGTTGCCGATGAGACCCGTGAAGGCGATGTGTATCGCACCTTGCTCGACAAACTCGAACAGGCACGCCAGACCCTCGGCGGCCAAGTCTTCGACGTGCTCGGCAAACTCCAGTTCGAGGGGCGGCCACTGCGTGAGCTGTTGATTGAGGCGATTCGCTACGGTGAACGCCCTGAGGTGCGGGCGAAACTTACGCAGGCCATTACCAACGCCGTGGATCGCCGACAACTCCAGGACCTGCTCGAAGAGCGTGCGCTTGCCCATGACACGATGGATACGAGTCGTGTGGCCCGTGTCCGGGAAGACATGGAACGTGCCGGAGCCCGTCGTCTCCAACCGCACTACATCGAGTCCTTCTTCTTGGAAGCTTTCACGCAGCTCGGTGGAACGATCCGCCAGCGAGAACCGCGCCGTTACGAGATCACCCATGTTCCCGCCCCCATCCGCCACCGCGACCGCCTCCTCGGTATCGGCGAACCTGTCTTACCGCGCTATGAGCGGATTGCCTTCGAGAAAACGCTGATCGCGCCACCGGGTCAGCCACTCGCTGCGTTCGTCTGCCCGGGGCACCCACTGCTGGATGCCACGCTCGATTTGACGCTGGAACGCCACCGCGACCTGTTGCGTCGCGGCACGATACTGGTAGACGAGCGCGATCCTGGCACGTCCCCACGAGTGCTCTTCTATCTGGAGCACGCTATCCAGGACGCCAGCCTGACAAAGAGTGGCGAGCGCCGCACCATCTCCAAGCAAATGCTGTATGTGGAGTTGGATACCGCCGGGACCGCGCGCCACCTGCATTATGCGCCCTATCTCGACTACCGTCCGTTGCGAGCCGATGAACCGGATGTGAACCGCCTGCTGTCACGCCCAGAGTGTGCCTGGATCACGCGCGCGCTGGAGCAAAAGGCGCAGGGCCATGCCATCGCGCACGTGGTGCCCGAGCACATCGCTGAGGTGCGCAGCCGGCGGCTGACGTGGATCGAGAAGACCCGCGCCGCCGTGAAGGACCGGCTGACCAAGGAGATTGGCTATTGGGACCACGGTGCCGCAGAACTCAAGCTGCAGGAGCAGGCTGGCAAAGCAAACGCTCGCCTGAACTCGCAGGAGGCAGGTCGTCGCGCCGACGACCTGCAGGCAAGGCTCCAGAAGCGCCTCGCCGAGCTGGACCGCGAGGCCCAGATCTCCGCGCTGCCGCCGGTGGTACTGGGCGGACTGGTGGTCGTGCCTGCCGGCCTTCTCGCGCAGATGACCGGCCATGCGCTGCCGGGATCGTCACAACCAACGGACACGCAAGTCTGGGCCGCCCGTGCCCGTGCGATTGTGATGGATGTAGAGCGCCAGCTTGGCTTCGAGCCGACAGACCGAGAATACGAAAAGCTAGGCTACGACATCGAAAGTCGTGACTCGCAGACTGGCCGCTTACGCTTTCTCGAAGTCAAAGGCCGAGTCTCGGGTGCGGCGACGATCACCGTCACCAAGAACGAGATCCTGTACTCGCTCAATGCGCCCGACGATTTTATTCTCGCCATTGTCGAGTTCCTGCCCGACGATGCCTACCGCGTGCATTACGTGCGCCGGCCCTTCCAGCGCGAGCCGGACTTTGGCGTGACCAGCGTGAACTAT
The window above is part of the Deltaproteobacteria bacterium genome. Proteins encoded here:
- a CDS encoding DUF3883 domain-containing protein — encoded protein: MKLEDLQPNAVVRGILPDSLVTVVSVQWFGSEALELTYKTPTGRVANELLYRHDELRLEMVEQGRPWSFDGDGRLFRLVSEAHRIRLAHLFDPVLAVHTSLVDPLPHQITAVYEAMLPRQPLRFLLADDPGAGKTIMAGLLMKELIVRGDLQRCLVVCPGSLAEQWQDELYRRFQLPFDILTNDKLEAARTGNWFLENNLVIARLDKLSRNEEVQQKLQAPDCRWDLVVCDEAHKLSATFFGGEVKYTKRYKLGQLLATLTRNFLLMTATPHNGKEEDFQLFLALLDGDRFEGRFRDGVHQVEVADLMRRMVKESLLKFDGSPLFPERIAHTVPYKLSNTEAQLYKEVTDYVRLEFDRADKLGNDKRVGTVGFALTILQRRLASSPEAMYQSLRRRRERLEKRLRELQLLHRGAAIEAMTATVPTLDAEDVEDLEDAPDNEVQAAEEEILDQATAARTIDELKAELATLERLETLASTVRRSGEDRKWRELAGLLGEIFTSVAIANHVAEEPATYGAGTIPPPTPSPHQKLVVFTEHRDTLSYLATRVSTLLGRKESVVIIHGGLGREERLKAQESFRHDPEVQVLLATDAAGEGINLQRAHLMVNYDLPWNPNRIEQRFGRIHRIGQTEVCHLWNLVADETREGDVYRTLLDKLEQARQTLGGQVFDVLGKLQFEGRPLRELLIEAIRYGERPEVRAKLTQAITNAVDRRQLQDLLEERALAHDTMDTSRVARVREDMERAGARRLQPHYIESFFLEAFTQLGGTIRQREPRRYEITHVPAPIRHRDRLLGIGEPVLPRYERIAFEKTLIAPPGQPLAAFVCPGHPLLDATLDLTLERHRDLLRRGTILVDERDPGTSPRVLFYLEHAIQDASLTKSGERRTISKQMLYVELDTAGTARHLHYAPYLDYRPLRADEPDVNRLLSRPECAWITRALEQKAQGHAIAHVVPEHIAEVRSRRLTWIEKTRAAVKDRLTKEIGYWDHGAAELKLQEQAGKANARLNSQEAGRRADDLQARLQKRLAELDREAQISALPPVVLGGLVVVPAGLLAQMTGHALPGSSQPTDTQVWAARARAIVMDVERQLGFEPTDREYEKLGYDIESRDSQTGRLRFLEVKGRVSGAATITVTKNEILYSLNAPDDFILAIVEFLPDDAYRVHYVRRPFQREPDFGVTSVNYDFAELLARAEEPA